In Streptomyces sp. NBC_01426, one genomic interval encodes:
- a CDS encoding beta-N-acetylhexosaminidase: MPDHHTALALVPRPHSVVPLPGSFVLDRHTGLRADPGAEGAADLLRALLAPATGLPLAPRSDGRLALRLDPSTDDGDEGYRLTVTADGVLLSAARPDGLLRGVQTLRQLLPPEALAAAARRRTGWPLPCVRITDRPRFAWRGAMLDVARHFQPVSYVRRFVDLLALHKLNVLHLHLTDDQGWRLPVAARPRLTAVGGRREESAGDGIPHEGAYERAELTALVDHAARRGVTIVPEIEMPGHARAALAAYPHLGNRPGTRLAPWTRWGVCENVLGVHDEVLDFCRTVLDEVVEIFPGPHVHLGGDECPSVEWERSAAARARVAAEGLAGPAALHGWFMRAVSAHLRSLGRRPVGWTGDGTDLPAPFTVMAWLDPEHGRAAALRGHDVIMTPFRSTYLDHPQSADPAEPAGQDGVVTLRDVYEYDPAPAHWEPEAAHRVLGTQAQLWTEYARTPDRLEYLAFPRLCALADRAWSGHHDWPDFRRRLDRHQTRLDALGVRGRSPHPERNASCEPRSGVRPLPSPSH, from the coding sequence GTGCCCGACCACCACACCGCTCTCGCGCTCGTCCCCCGCCCCCACTCCGTCGTCCCGCTTCCCGGCAGCTTCGTCCTCGACCGGCACACCGGCCTGCGCGCCGACCCGGGCGCCGAGGGCGCCGCCGACCTGCTGCGCGCGCTGCTCGCCCCCGCCACCGGACTCCCGCTCGCCCCGCGCTCCGACGGGCGCCTCGCCCTGCGCCTCGACCCGAGCACCGACGACGGTGACGAGGGCTACCGGCTCACCGTCACCGCCGACGGCGTCCTGCTGAGCGCCGCCCGCCCCGACGGCCTGCTGCGGGGAGTGCAGACCCTGCGGCAACTGCTGCCCCCCGAGGCCCTCGCCGCGGCGGCCCGGCGGCGCACCGGCTGGCCGCTGCCCTGCGTACGGATCACCGACCGGCCCCGGTTCGCCTGGCGCGGGGCCATGCTCGACGTGGCCCGCCACTTCCAGCCCGTGTCGTACGTACGCCGCTTCGTGGACCTGCTCGCCCTGCACAAACTGAACGTCCTGCACCTCCACCTCACCGACGACCAGGGCTGGCGACTGCCGGTGGCGGCCCGCCCCCGACTCACCGCCGTCGGCGGGCGGCGCGAGGAGAGCGCGGGGGACGGCATCCCGCACGAAGGCGCGTACGAGCGCGCGGAACTCACCGCCCTGGTCGACCACGCCGCCCGGCGCGGGGTGACGATCGTCCCCGAGATCGAGATGCCCGGTCACGCCCGGGCCGCCCTCGCCGCCTACCCGCACCTGGGCAACCGGCCCGGCACACGGCTCGCACCCTGGACGCGCTGGGGCGTCTGCGAGAACGTCCTGGGAGTACACGACGAGGTGCTCGACTTCTGCCGGACCGTCCTCGACGAGGTCGTCGAGATCTTCCCCGGGCCCCACGTCCACCTCGGCGGCGACGAATGCCCGAGCGTCGAATGGGAGCGCTCGGCCGCGGCCCGCGCCCGCGTCGCGGCCGAAGGGCTCGCCGGGCCGGCCGCCCTGCACGGCTGGTTCATGCGCGCCGTCTCCGCGCACCTGCGCTCCCTCGGTCGACGCCCTGTCGGCTGGACCGGCGACGGCACCGACCTCCCGGCCCCCTTCACCGTCATGGCCTGGCTCGACCCGGAGCACGGCAGGGCCGCCGCGCTGCGCGGCCACGACGTGATCATGACCCCGTTCCGCTCCACCTACCTCGACCACCCCCAGTCCGCGGACCCCGCCGAACCGGCCGGCCAGGACGGGGTGGTCACCCTGCGCGACGTCTACGAGTACGACCCCGCCCCGGCCCACTGGGAACCCGAGGCCGCACACCGCGTCCTGGGCACCCAGGCGCAACTGTGGACCGAGTACGCGCGCACCCCCGACCGGCTCGAATACCTGGCCTTCCCGCGCCTGTGCGCCCTGGCCGACCGGGCCTGGTCCGGACACCACGACTGGCCGGACTTCCGGCGCCGGCTCGACCGGCACCAGACCCGCCTCGACGCCCTCGGCGTACGCGGCCGATCCCCCCACCCCGAGAGGAACGCATCATGCGAACCACGAAGCGGCGTAAGGCCGTTGCCCTCGCCCTCGCACTGA
- a CDS encoding GntR family transcriptional regulator, which translates to MPSPSRGGAPAAMPKYQRIAAALRHEIDRTAHTPGARLPSERSLAARYQVNRQTIRAALQHLRADGLIVTGRRGTRPAAAPTPVPAPAAGSVPAQCWVAFVSLAPTHAALLGMKGGERTLVHHRRERDPAGETLQHAVTYLSPVVVAVTPELSALCRRTAARDEDLGPLHRWLDRATATGRVAETLTMTRTSHPPNSPTTCGLSVRRTLHDGSGRLLAVTDLAFPTWDRLTFHRDRAAGGFRVS; encoded by the coding sequence ATGCCCTCCCCTTCGCGGGGCGGCGCCCCGGCCGCCATGCCCAAGTATCAGCGGATCGCCGCAGCGCTGCGGCACGAGATCGACCGCACCGCGCACACCCCCGGCGCCAGACTGCCCTCCGAACGCAGCCTCGCCGCCCGCTACCAGGTCAACCGGCAGACCATCCGAGCCGCGCTCCAACACCTGCGGGCGGACGGGCTGATCGTCACCGGCCGGCGCGGCACCCGGCCCGCCGCGGCGCCCACGCCCGTCCCCGCCCCGGCGGCCGGCTCCGTGCCGGCCCAGTGTTGGGTCGCGTTCGTCAGCCTGGCCCCGACCCACGCCGCGCTGCTCGGCATGAAGGGCGGCGAGCGCACCCTCGTGCACCACCGCCGCGAACGGGACCCGGCGGGGGAGACCCTCCAGCACGCGGTCACCTACCTCAGCCCCGTCGTGGTGGCCGTCACCCCCGAACTCTCCGCGCTGTGTCGCCGCACCGCCGCCCGCGACGAGGACCTCGGGCCGCTGCACCGCTGGCTCGACCGCGCGACGGCGACCGGCCGGGTCGCCGAGACCCTCACCATGACCCGCACCAGCCACCCGCCGAACTCCCCCACCACCTGCGGACTGAGCGTGCGCCGCACCCTCCACGACGGCTCCGGCCGGCTGCTCGCCGTCACGGACCTGGCCTTCCCGACCTGGGACCGGCTCACCTTCCACCGGGACCGGGCCGCGGGCGGATTCCGCGTCAGCTGA
- a CDS encoding cellulose binding domain-containing protein, with amino-acid sequence MRTTKRRKAVALALALTSGLGAAALTALPANAAAGSVKVEYRTSASGATADQVEPWFKVVNNGSEAVPLNQVTLRYYFRSDGPNTEYRYACSWAVKGCANITGTFGTLATPTAGADRYLEITFTAGAGSLAPGADTGDMQLRFHRADWQPLNQADDYSFGAGRTTYGDWDKVTARVGAGTVWGTAPGGNTPDPQPSPTPTPDPTDPGPAGATLFDDFAYTSHTDPAISAHGWNVRSNSGGPGVPGAAWAPENVTFGVEGGNSLMNLETSTAGTGESTRQTEVLTKATKFRNGTYAARVRFADVPRYGPDGDHLVQTFFTINDLKAPMADDYAEYDFEYLPNGGWGEPANILYTTSWETYRPDPWEAVNQHTESRVSHAGWHDLVLTIDDRKIVYYVDGREFGTHDARYLPERPMSINFNQWLIDLNGQPGTAPRAYDQKVDYVLHVKDQVLSPAQVTARINAFRAAGTTYQDTVPNG; translated from the coding sequence ATGCGAACCACGAAGCGGCGTAAGGCCGTTGCCCTCGCCCTCGCACTGACCTCAGGCCTCGGCGCGGCGGCCCTGACCGCGCTGCCCGCGAACGCCGCGGCCGGCTCGGTCAAGGTCGAGTACCGCACGAGCGCGAGCGGGGCCACCGCCGACCAGGTCGAGCCCTGGTTCAAGGTGGTCAACAACGGCTCCGAGGCGGTCCCCCTCAACCAGGTCACCCTGCGCTACTACTTCAGGTCCGACGGCCCGAACACCGAGTACCGGTACGCCTGTTCATGGGCGGTCAAGGGATGCGCGAACATCACCGGCACCTTCGGCACCCTGGCGACCCCCACCGCCGGCGCCGACCGCTACCTGGAGATCACCTTCACCGCAGGGGCCGGATCCCTCGCCCCGGGCGCCGACACCGGGGACATGCAGCTGCGCTTCCACCGCGCCGACTGGCAGCCCCTGAACCAGGCCGACGACTACTCCTTCGGCGCCGGCCGCACCACCTACGGGGACTGGGACAAGGTCACCGCCCGGGTCGGCGCCGGCACCGTCTGGGGCACCGCGCCGGGCGGCAACACCCCGGACCCACAGCCCTCACCGACCCCCACACCGGACCCGACCGACCCGGGGCCCGCCGGCGCCACCCTCTTCGACGACTTCGCCTACACCTCCCACACCGACCCGGCGATCTCGGCGCACGGCTGGAACGTGCGCTCCAACTCCGGAGGTCCCGGCGTTCCGGGCGCCGCCTGGGCGCCCGAGAACGTCACCTTCGGGGTCGAGGGCGGCAACTCCCTGATGAACCTGGAGACCTCGACGGCCGGCACGGGCGAGAGCACCCGGCAGACCGAGGTCCTCACCAAGGCGACCAAGTTCAGGAACGGCACGTACGCGGCGCGGGTCAGGTTCGCCGACGTACCCCGGTACGGGCCGGACGGCGACCACCTCGTCCAGACCTTCTTCACCATCAATGACCTCAAGGCCCCGATGGCCGACGACTACGCGGAGTACGACTTCGAGTACCTGCCCAACGGCGGCTGGGGCGAGCCCGCGAACATCCTCTACACCACGTCCTGGGAGACCTACCGCCCCGACCCGTGGGAGGCCGTCAACCAGCACACGGAGTCGCGTGTGAGCCACGCGGGCTGGCACGACCTGGTGCTCACCATCGACGACCGGAAGATCGTGTACTACGTCGACGGTCGGGAGTTCGGCACGCACGACGCCCGCTACCTGCCCGAGCGGCCCATGTCGATCAACTTCAACCAGTGGCTGATCGACCTGAACGGGCAGCCCGG
- a CDS encoding GntR family transcriptional regulator, which translates to MERNPSAAARGPATGSVLKRERVREHLLGLIDTRRPGEAIPSERTLCVTLEVSRPTLRAAVDELVATGALVREHGRGMFVAPAKITQELTPDESAFAVGRAAGHWSSRILEHATVRAGARTGRRLRVSPGEELLYIARLRLVDGAPMAIEHLHIPADLVPALTPAELEAGDLYEHLRDRHGVFVHEARQSIEPTVVNEAEARLLDVPLLSPALLIERLTTDSTGRPVEYVHSVYRGDRYRIVSRLALGVPPGSRPPGHHPGIPPGDLGRREVITSTTSGDIHTHT; encoded by the coding sequence ATGGAGCGCAATCCCTCGGCGGCGGCCCGGGGGCCGGCCACCGGTTCGGTGCTCAAGCGGGAGCGGGTCCGCGAGCACCTGTTGGGGCTGATCGACACGCGTCGACCCGGGGAGGCGATCCCTTCGGAACGCACCCTGTGCGTGACGCTGGAGGTGTCGCGCCCCACCCTGCGCGCGGCCGTGGACGAACTCGTGGCGACGGGCGCGCTCGTCCGGGAACACGGACGCGGGATGTTCGTGGCCCCGGCCAAGATCACGCAGGAGCTGACCCCGGACGAGTCGGCGTTCGCCGTGGGCCGGGCGGCGGGCCACTGGTCGAGCAGGATCCTGGAGCACGCCACCGTCCGGGCGGGCGCCCGCACCGGCCGCCGGCTGCGCGTCTCCCCCGGCGAGGAACTGCTGTACATCGCCCGGCTGCGGCTGGTGGACGGCGCCCCCATGGCGATCGAGCACCTGCACATCCCGGCCGATCTGGTCCCGGCCCTGACCCCGGCGGAACTGGAGGCCGGGGACCTCTACGAGCACCTGCGGGACCGCCACGGGGTCTTCGTCCACGAGGCGCGGCAGTCGATCGAGCCGACGGTGGTCAACGAGGCCGAGGCCCGCCTGTTGGACGTACCGCTGCTCTCGCCGGCCCTGCTCATCGAGCGGCTCACCACCGACTCCACCGGCCGCCCCGTGGAGTACGTGCACTCCGTCTACCGGGGCGACCGCTACCGGATCGTCTCCCGACTGGCCCTGGGGGTCCCCCCGGGCAGCCGTCCGCCCGGTCACCATCCGGGGATCCCCCCGGGCGATCTCGGGCGGCGGGAGGTCATCACCTCGACGACCAGCGGCGACATCCACACCCACACCTGA
- a CDS encoding IucA/IucC family protein: MDRTDRMEPVDLNAAADALAAVPLLNCLLREAADPTGEEGVHRLRGSGRLLRVAGGRRPGRPELLVGNGRHPLGLAELVKLASDELRLYTGVSNDELPTEITDSRDAVAALLAARAAAPAPQDPYVRSEQALVMGHPHHPAPKSRGGAPAASWLPYAPEAHTRFPLVLLGLREDQVVEEGPPSASEAIDSLAELLDGPRPPAGYRLLPAHPWQLDLVGGLPAVRAAFADGRLLRLGPTRRPVWPTASIRTLYAPDPSADLFVKFSLDVRVTNDVRRLWRHDLLRLRRTDSAVEAGFAELRREGSQAVWLADRGYRTAGFAFEELAVLVRDGLRGQGLPGTDPLLAAALAEGFPGSPLAATPDPAGWWRAYLRQVVPPVLELFARRGIVLEAHLQNCLVAVDGRGMPVQAFFRDAEGVKLPGDLSREDGWQRLLYCLVVNHLAEVGGALAEAHPAVVGQVWPAVREEFRRGEAATGLAEIGELATAPSLPAKTNLLLRWTGADGADARYLPLPNPLRG, encoded by the coding sequence ATGGATCGAACGGATCGAATGGAACCAGTGGACCTCAACGCCGCAGCCGACGCCCTCGCAGCCGTTCCGCTGCTCAACTGCCTGCTGCGGGAGGCCGCCGATCCCACAGGTGAGGAGGGTGTCCACCGCCTGCGCGGCAGCGGCCGACTGCTGCGGGTGGCGGGCGGTCGACGGCCCGGGCGGCCGGAACTGCTCGTCGGGAACGGCCGGCATCCGCTGGGCCTCGCGGAACTGGTCAAGCTCGCCTCGGACGAGCTGCGCCTGTACACGGGCGTCTCCAACGACGAACTGCCGACGGAGATCACCGACAGCCGGGACGCCGTCGCCGCGCTGCTGGCCGCCCGGGCCGCGGCCCCGGCTCCGCAGGACCCCTACGTCCGGTCCGAACAGGCGCTGGTGATGGGCCACCCGCACCACCCGGCCCCCAAGTCGCGGGGCGGCGCGCCCGCCGCGAGCTGGCTGCCGTACGCGCCGGAGGCGCACACCCGGTTCCCCCTGGTCCTGCTCGGCCTGCGGGAGGACCAGGTGGTCGAGGAGGGCCCGCCGTCCGCCTCCGAGGCGATCGACTCGCTCGCGGAACTCCTCGACGGCCCGCGCCCACCCGCCGGGTACCGGCTGCTGCCGGCGCACCCCTGGCAGCTGGACCTGGTCGGCGGCCTCCCCGCGGTGCGCGCGGCCTTCGCCGACGGGCGGCTGCTGCGACTCGGACCGACCCGGCGCCCGGTCTGGCCGACCGCCTCGATCCGGACCCTGTACGCGCCCGATCCCAGCGCCGACCTGTTCGTCAAGTTCAGCCTCGACGTCCGCGTCACCAACGACGTCCGTCGACTGTGGAGGCACGACCTGCTGAGGCTCAGGCGCACGGACTCCGCCGTCGAGGCCGGGTTCGCCGAACTGCGTCGCGAGGGGTCGCAGGCCGTCTGGCTGGCCGACCGGGGCTACCGCACCGCCGGCTTCGCCTTCGAGGAACTGGCCGTCCTGGTCCGCGACGGACTGCGCGGACAGGGGCTGCCGGGGACCGATCCGCTGCTGGCCGCCGCGCTCGCGGAGGGCTTCCCGGGCAGCCCGTTGGCCGCCACACCCGACCCGGCCGGGTGGTGGAGGGCGTATCTGCGCCAGGTCGTGCCCCCCGTGTTGGAGCTGTTCGCCCGGCGGGGGATCGTGCTGGAGGCACATCTCCAGAACTGCCTGGTGGCCGTCGACGGCCGGGGCATGCCGGTGCAGGCCTTCTTCCGAGACGCGGAGGGCGTGAAACTCCCGGGGGACCTGTCGCGGGAGGACGGATGGCAGCGGCTGCTGTACTGCCTGGTGGTCAACCACCTGGCCGAGGTCGGCGGGGCGCTGGCCGAGGCGCATCCGGCCGTGGTCGGCCAGGTGTGGCCGGCCGTCCGGGAGGAGTTCCGGCGCGGCGAGGCCGCCACGGGGCTCGCGGAGATCGGTGAACTGGCGACCGCCCCGTCGCTGCCGGCCAAGACGAACCTGCTGCTGAGGTGGACCGGGGCGGACGGCGCGGACGCGCGCTACCTGCCGCTGCCGAACCCGCTGAGGGGGTAG
- a CDS encoding IucA/IucC family siderophore biosynthesis protein: protein MAAYAAELEGARAAVLTRLWRALAFEPLPWVVRRESGPDSLVLVTSRGGRLEGPLPDPYATRSHVTEIRFDGRAYRHAARLMSALDVPHGAAFAAELDDSTASLALSRAGQPDPATDGAPLAGWEWEQRVVDGHPYHPNCRSRPGFSVAEQLAYAPEHRPLVALGTVSVRAEECLVTGDWPAELRDGGHVLLPVHPWQAEHVLKQGGARGGGGPFPAAHPLMSLRTLAPVGGGPHVKTSLSTRLTSSVRDISGYSIETAAAVSAFAHALSQRLGGRLHVTRTLAAATAHSPDLATVFREPPEAYAGPGERVVPVAALAGTPLAASPAWRADFARLALSVCLEVLDLGVALEAHGQNLLVVLSPTGSPLRLVYRDLADIRISPARLARHGLAAPPVSGRLVTDDETVLRRKLFGSLAAGALAATAGSAPALGEALGLLADLPATADTEALRSGPLPVKALTLMRLAPGTSGDQWADLPNPLSGG, encoded by the coding sequence GTGGCCGCGTACGCCGCCGAGCTGGAAGGCGCGCGGGCCGCCGTGCTGACCCGGCTCTGGCGGGCGCTGGCCTTCGAACCGCTGCCCTGGGTGGTGCGACGGGAGTCCGGGCCGGATTCGCTGGTGCTCGTCACCTCCCGGGGTGGACGGCTGGAGGGGCCGCTGCCCGATCCCTACGCCACCCGGTCCCACGTCACCGAGATCCGGTTCGACGGACGGGCGTACCGGCACGCGGCGCGCCTGATGTCGGCGCTCGACGTGCCGCACGGGGCCGCGTTCGCGGCCGAGCTGGACGACAGCACCGCCTCGCTGGCGCTGTCCCGGGCGGGGCAGCCCGACCCCGCGACGGACGGCGCCCCGCTGGCGGGATGGGAGTGGGAACAGCGGGTGGTCGACGGCCACCCCTACCACCCCAACTGTCGCTCCCGGCCCGGCTTCTCGGTGGCGGAGCAGTTGGCGTACGCGCCCGAGCACCGGCCGCTCGTGGCACTCGGGACGGTCTCCGTCCGGGCCGAGGAGTGCCTGGTCACCGGGGACTGGCCGGCCGAGCTGCGGGACGGGGGGCACGTGCTGCTCCCGGTGCACCCGTGGCAGGCGGAGCACGTCCTGAAGCAGGGCGGCGCGCGGGGCGGGGGCGGCCCCTTCCCGGCCGCGCATCCGCTGATGTCGCTGCGGACCCTTGCCCCGGTCGGGGGCGGGCCCCACGTGAAGACCTCGCTGAGCACCCGGCTCACCTCCTCGGTGCGGGACATCTCCGGCTACTCGATCGAGACGGCGGCCGCCGTCTCCGCCTTCGCGCACGCGCTGTCGCAGCGGCTCGGCGGCCGCCTCCACGTCACGCGGACCCTGGCCGCCGCGACCGCGCACAGCCCGGACCTGGCGACGGTCTTCCGCGAGCCCCCGGAGGCGTACGCGGGCCCGGGCGAGCGGGTCGTACCGGTGGCGGCCCTCGCGGGCACCCCGCTCGCCGCCTCGCCGGCCTGGCGGGCGGACTTCGCCCGGCTGGCGCTGTCGGTGTGTCTGGAGGTGCTGGACCTCGGGGTGGCCCTGGAGGCCCACGGCCAGAACCTGCTGGTCGTCCTCTCCCCCACCGGGTCCCCGCTGCGGCTGGTCTACCGCGACCTCGCCGACATCCGGATCAGCCCCGCCCGACTGGCCCGGCATGGGCTGGCGGCGCCTCCGGTGTCGGGACGGTTGGTCACCGACGACGAGACGGTGCTGCGGCGCAAGCTGTTCGGCTCGCTGGCGGCCGGGGCCCTCGCCGCCACGGCGGGATCGGCCCCGGCCCTCGGCGAGGCCCTGGGGCTGTTGGCGGACCTCCCCGCCACGGCGGACACCGAGGCCCTGCGGTCCGGTCCGCTGCCGGTCAAGGCGCTCACGCTGATGCGGCTGGCTCCCGGTA